Proteins from a genomic interval of Clostridium sp. M62/1:
- the galT gene encoding UDP-glucose--hexose-1-phosphate uridylyltransferase, translating to MIYEAIKKLVKYGLDTGLITEYDKIYATNQILEVMGLDEYEEPAEEPGDIDLEAVLKELLDYAHETGVLAEDSIVYRDLFDTKLMNCLMPRPSEVVAKFWDIYNHKSPKDATEYYYKLSQDSDYIRRYRIARDMKWTTDTKYGTLDITVNLSKPEKDPKAIAAAKMMKQSGYPKCQLCMENEGYAGRANHPARNNHRIIPITVNGSPWGFQYSPYVYYNEHCIVFNGKHTPMKIDRAAFVKLFDFVKMFPHYFLGSNADLPIVGGSILTHDHFQGGNYTFAMAKAPIEKYFTVPGFEDVEAGIVKWPMSVIRTRAKDPERLIELGDKVLGCWREYTDEAAFIFAETDGEPHNTITPIARKNGEMYELDLVLRNNITTEEFPMGVYHPHQELHHIKKENIGLIEVMGLAVLPSRLKGELAKLAEYIVSGRDIRSDEEIEKHADWVEGFLPKYPSVTAENVDEILKKEVGLVFEKVLEDAGVYKFTPEGREAFARFLHAAGFQEK from the coding sequence ATGATTTATGAAGCAATCAAAAAACTGGTGAAATACGGTCTTGATACGGGGCTTATCACGGAGTATGACAAAATCTATGCCACAAACCAGATCCTTGAGGTGATGGGGCTTGATGAGTATGAGGAGCCGGCAGAGGAACCGGGAGATATTGATCTGGAGGCCGTGTTGAAGGAGCTTCTCGACTATGCCCACGAAACAGGCGTTCTCGCTGAGGACAGCATTGTTTACCGCGATTTGTTTGACACGAAACTGATGAACTGCCTGATGCCGCGTCCAAGCGAGGTGGTGGCGAAGTTCTGGGATATATACAACCACAAATCTCCAAAGGATGCCACAGAGTATTACTATAAGCTGAGCCAGGATTCCGACTATATCCGCAGATACAGGATTGCCAGGGATATGAAATGGACGACGGATACGAAGTACGGCACCCTTGATATTACCGTAAACCTTTCAAAACCGGAGAAGGATCCGAAGGCCATCGCAGCCGCGAAGATGATGAAGCAGAGCGGTTATCCGAAATGCCAGCTCTGCATGGAGAATGAGGGCTATGCAGGAAGGGCCAACCACCCTGCCAGAAACAATCACAGAATCATCCCGATCACGGTCAACGGAAGCCCCTGGGGATTCCAGTACTCTCCATATGTCTATTACAATGAGCACTGCATCGTGTTCAACGGAAAGCACACCCCGATGAAAATCGACAGAGCTGCTTTTGTGAAGCTGTTTGACTTCGTTAAGATGTTCCCCCACTATTTCCTGGGATCCAATGCGGATCTGCCGATTGTGGGCGGTTCTATTCTGACGCACGATCACTTCCAGGGCGGAAATTATACCTTCGCCATGGCAAAGGCGCCTATCGAGAAATATTTTACTGTCCCGGGCTTTGAGGATGTGGAGGCCGGAATTGTGAAATGGCCCATGTCCGTGATCCGGACCAGGGCAAAGGATCCGGAGCGCCTGATTGAGCTGGGGGATAAGGTGCTTGGATGCTGGAGAGAATATACGGATGAGGCTGCCTTCATCTTTGCAGAGACAGACGGAGAGCCTCACAATACGATCACTCCCATTGCCAGAAAGAACGGAGAGATGTATGAGCTGGATCTGGTGCTCAGAAACAACATTACCACGGAGGAGTTCCCTATGGGCGTTTACCATCCGCACCAGGAGCTTCACCATATCAAGAAAGAGAACATCGGTCTGATTGAGGTTATGGGACTGGCAGTTCTTCCGTCCCGCCTGAAGGGAGAGCTGGCAAAACTGGCTGAGTACATTGTGTCCGGCAGGGATATCCGTTCCGATGAGGAGATCGAAAAGCATGCAGACTGGGTGGAAGGCTTCCTTCCGAAATATCCGTCTGTGACGGCAGAAAATGTAGATGAGATTCTGAAAAAAGAGGTTGGGCTTGTATTTGAGAAGGTTCTCGAGGATGCAGGCGTGTACAAGTTCACTCCTGAGGGGAGAGAGGCATTTGCCCGCTTCCTGCACGCGGCAGGTTTCCAGGAGAAATAA
- a CDS encoding Gx transporter family protein, whose amino-acid sequence MEIKETKTRKAERKRRENAFQAAFCGMMIALAFLLSYVETLIPINLGIPGVKLGLANLVTIVGLYTVGLGELVFISLVRIILVGFTFGNGFSMVYGMAGWTLSLLLMLLFKRTGWFGQTGVSVIGGVGHNVGQLAVAALVVQNTAVFYYLPFLLAAGSIAGAVIGLLGGMVAERIHGFRGRL is encoded by the coding sequence ATGGAAATAAAGGAAACAAAAACTAGGAAAGCAGAGAGAAAAAGAAGGGAAAATGCATTCCAGGCCGCGTTCTGCGGGATGATGATCGCCCTGGCCTTTCTCCTGAGCTATGTGGAAACGCTGATTCCCATAAACCTGGGCATTCCGGGCGTGAAGCTGGGACTTGCCAACCTTGTCACGATTGTGGGCCTCTACACAGTAGGCCTGGGGGAACTGGTATTTATCTCACTGGTCAGGATTATTCTGGTAGGATTTACCTTTGGAAACGGCTTTTCCATGGTTTACGGGATGGCAGGGTGGACCCTCAGCCTTCTCCTGATGCTTTTATTTAAAAGGACAGGATGGTTCGGACAGACAGGGGTGAGTGTCATAGGAGGTGTGGGACACAATGTGGGGCAGCTTGCGGTTGCCGCCCTGGTTGTACAGAACACGGCAGTATTCTATTACCTGCCGTTTCTTCTGGCTGCGGGAAGCATCGCCGGGGCAGTGATCGGGCTTCTTGGAGGGATGGTGGCAGAGCGGATTCACGGTTTTAGGGGAAGGCTGTGA
- a CDS encoding vitamin B12 dependent-methionine synthase activation domain-containing protein produces MMKGSRKQESTAGRAGCQPGDGKQDSLQSRKRGKMEKDTEKQTEKRKKERELENRTLEAQIAGSTNRREIFRYLGYRGKRPERREEELVESCIEELSGFLSPRFYGREYPFSVSQDGSLDFTCFQARSESLRKNLEGCRQVFLFGATLGAGVDLLLRRYSAIEMSRAVVMQAAAAAMIEAYCNLENRRLAEEYGRRGLYLRPRFSPGYGDFSLEYQRSFASALELEKRAGITLTDSLLMVPSKSVTAVIGIGSEACSQAGTAGGRSCEACQKEDCMYRERKEGSKGQVSRSAAGRAGTGNRQRK; encoded by the coding sequence ATGATGAAGGGAAGCAGAAAGCAGGAAAGTACAGCCGGAAGAGCGGGCTGCCAGCCCGGGGACGGAAAGCAGGACAGCCTGCAAAGCAGAAAGCGGGGAAAAATGGAAAAGGACACAGAAAAGCAGACGGAAAAAAGAAAAAAAGAACGGGAACTGGAGAACAGGACGCTGGAAGCACAGATTGCAGGATCCACAAACCGCAGGGAAATCTTCCGCTACCTGGGCTACAGAGGAAAACGCCCTGAAAGGAGGGAGGAGGAGCTTGTGGAGAGCTGTATCGAAGAGCTTTCCGGCTTCCTGTCTCCCCGCTTTTACGGCCGGGAATACCCTTTTTCCGTCAGTCAGGACGGCTCCCTCGATTTCACCTGCTTTCAGGCCAGAAGCGAGAGTCTGAGAAAAAATCTGGAAGGATGTCGGCAGGTATTCCTGTTTGGAGCCACACTGGGGGCAGGAGTGGATCTGCTCCTTCGCCGCTACAGCGCCATAGAGATGAGCCGGGCAGTTGTGATGCAGGCTGCGGCAGCTGCCATGATCGAGGCCTACTGCAACCTGGAAAACAGGCGCCTGGCAGAGGAGTACGGGAGGAGGGGGCTGTATCTGCGTCCCCGCTTCAGCCCCGGCTATGGTGATTTCTCTCTGGAATATCAGCGATCCTTTGCGTCAGCCCTGGAGCTTGAAAAGCGGGCGGGAATCACACTGACTGACAGCCTCCTTATGGTGCCGTCGAAATCGGTGACAGCCGTTATCGGGATTGGCAGTGAGGCCTGCTCACAGGCGGGCACAGCAGGAGGACGCAGCTGTGAAGCCTGCCAGAAGGAGGACTGCATGTACCGGGAGAGGAAAGAGGGTTCAAAAGGCCAGGTTTCCAGGTCCGCAGCCGGACGGGCAGGCACAGGGAACAGACAGAGAAAATAG
- a CDS encoding HPr family phosphocarrier protein: protein MLSKKLTVVNPSGLHLRPAGVLSQAAMKFKCDVIIECGEKRIVAKSVLNVMAAGIKCGTEINLICDGEDEEAAMEALSAAIESGLGEN, encoded by the coding sequence ATGTTATCTAAAAAATTAACGGTTGTGAACCCATCCGGTCTTCACTTAAGACCAGCTGGAGTGTTATCCCAGGCAGCTATGAAATTCAAATGCGACGTAATCATCGAGTGCGGTGAGAAGAGGATTGTCGCAAAGAGCGTGCTGAATGTAATGGCAGCAGGAATCAAGTGCGGAACAGAGATTAACCTGATCTGTGACGGCGAGGACGAGGAGGCAGCTATGGAGGCCCTCTCCGCAGCGATCGAGAGCGGACTCGGCGAGAATTAA
- a CDS encoding GGDEF and EAL domain-containing protein, whose product MNEKEIQRRIFRITVLTVAVSLILIVCAGVVITSMLRAEKNSYEAQMKAFINEYKINMERQMDSDIESLETLAGFISNSRLLELENLADGIDGAGTAALFLRLGYCEKGSDKIRISMTRELGRDLPISERAPELQEVIEKGWNGENATSQVYMDVTLKTPVIAYSVPVYDESGILKGCLLGVRALDVFQDILNETTLSQISLDVAWLDADGNFVGHTEEEEGRHMSASIFSQEGISEKDRSLLRENMAMGRDCTISYQYGGSTYGLYLEPLDRNDWYLLCIDDSDKVKSPVYFMLLAVAATFLIILVLSIASIWYGSRILRKNNRELIRTAYYDSLTGLFNMKRFEQEASELLEQDGCRSVAALNIRHFRYINEIFGKKQADQVLCELALIIRENIREDERFCRYNGDQFCMLLHTVEEEEIRRRIGDIMKSCERISRRFNRNYPIQIYAGAAVNQVTRPDELIDRAEFALKQARQGAERDIVFYDEKLHKAEELVRLIESSKNEALEKEEFRLFLQPKRDLASGEIASAEALVRWIREDGSVIFPDQFIPLFELNGFCAQLDLYMVAQVCRKLRQWEDEGRRPISVSVNQSKLLFYQSDYVERLCQITEHYNIPRSRITLEILEGLAAESIGELNKTIMLLKNLGFKISLDDFGSGYSSLNLLTRIGIDEVKLDRGFLEQEVFRESESQAVLMKHIVNLARDLSITTVVEGVETAENEAFIRSIGVDYGQGYYYSRPIPSDEFAEKYLQ is encoded by the coding sequence ATGAACGAAAAAGAGATACAAAGGCGCATTTTCAGAATCACCGTGCTTACAGTGGCAGTGAGCCTGATTCTCATTGTCTGTGCAGGCGTCGTAATCACATCAATGCTCCGGGCGGAGAAAAACTCATATGAAGCGCAGATGAAGGCCTTTATCAATGAGTACAAGATAAATATGGAGCGCCAGATGGATTCTGACATTGAATCTCTGGAAACGCTGGCCGGCTTTATCTCCAACAGCCGTCTGCTGGAGCTCGAAAACCTGGCGGACGGAATTGACGGGGCAGGGACGGCAGCGCTGTTTCTGCGGCTGGGCTACTGTGAGAAGGGAAGCGACAAGATACGCATCAGCATGACCAGGGAGCTGGGAAGGGATCTGCCGATCTCTGAGCGGGCGCCGGAACTGCAGGAGGTGATTGAGAAGGGATGGAACGGAGAAAACGCCACCTCTCAGGTGTATATGGATGTGACCCTGAAAACGCCGGTTATTGCTTACAGCGTTCCCGTCTACGATGAATCGGGTATTCTGAAGGGATGCCTGCTGGGAGTAAGGGCTCTGGATGTGTTTCAGGATATTCTGAACGAGACAACGCTGTCGCAGATTAGCCTGGATGTGGCCTGGCTGGATGCAGACGGGAATTTCGTCGGGCATACGGAGGAGGAAGAGGGGCGTCATATGAGCGCGTCCATTTTCAGCCAGGAAGGGATTTCAGAGAAGGACAGAAGCCTTCTGAGGGAGAACATGGCCATGGGCAGGGACTGCACGATTTCCTACCAATATGGCGGCAGTACCTACGGCCTTTACCTGGAACCGTTAGACAGAAACGACTGGTATCTGCTCTGCATTGACGACAGCGATAAAGTGAAAAGCCCCGTCTATTTTATGCTTCTGGCTGTTGCAGCCACCTTCCTGATTATTCTGGTTCTGAGCATTGCTTCCATATGGTATGGTTCCAGGATTCTGAGGAAGAATAACCGGGAGCTGATAAGAACCGCATACTACGACAGCCTGACAGGACTGTTTAATATGAAACGGTTCGAACAGGAGGCTTCCGAGCTTCTGGAACAGGATGGCTGCAGGAGTGTTGCAGCTCTGAATATACGCCATTTCCGCTACATTAACGAGATATTCGGAAAGAAGCAGGCGGATCAGGTGCTCTGCGAGCTGGCTCTTATCATCAGGGAAAATATAAGAGAAGATGAGCGCTTCTGCCGTTACAACGGCGATCAGTTCTGCATGCTTCTCCACACCGTGGAGGAGGAGGAGATCCGGAGACGGATTGGGGACATCATGAAGAGCTGCGAGAGAATCTCCAGAAGATTTAACAGAAACTATCCCATTCAGATTTACGCGGGAGCAGCAGTCAATCAGGTGACCAGACCGGATGAACTGATCGACAGGGCAGAATTTGCGCTGAAGCAGGCCAGACAGGGAGCGGAGCGGGATATTGTATTTTACGATGAAAAGCTCCACAAAGCAGAGGAGCTGGTGCGCCTGATCGAGAGCAGCAAAAATGAGGCCTTGGAAAAAGAAGAGTTCCGCCTGTTCCTCCAGCCTAAGAGAGACCTCGCTTCAGGGGAGATTGCCTCTGCAGAGGCCCTGGTGCGGTGGATTCGTGAGGACGGTTCGGTGATCTTTCCAGATCAGTTTATTCCTCTTTTTGAGCTGAACGGCTTCTGCGCCCAGCTGGACCTCTACATGGTTGCCCAGGTATGCAGAAAGCTGAGGCAGTGGGAGGATGAGGGCAGAAGGCCAATCAGCGTTTCTGTCAATCAGTCCAAGCTGCTGTTTTATCAGTCTGACTATGTGGAGCGTCTGTGCCAGATCACGGAGCACTACAACATTCCGCGCAGCAGGATCACGCTGGAGATACTGGAAGGGCTGGCGGCGGAGAGCATCGGAGAGCTGAATAAGACAATTATGCTCTTAAAAAATCTGGGATTTAAGATCTCTCTGGACGATTTTGGAAGCGGCTATTCTTCCCTGAACCTGCTGACGAGAATCGGCATTGATGAAGTCAAGCTGGACCGCGGTTTCCTGGAGCAGGAGGTCTTCAGAGAGAGTGAGAGCCAGGCGGTTCTCATGAAGCATATTGTGAATCTGGCGAGAGACCTTTCCATCACTACGGTTGTGGAGGGAGTGGAGACTGCAGAGAATGAAGCCTTTATCCGCTCCATCGGCGTGGACTATGGACAGGGCTACTATTACAGCCGACCGATTCCAAGTGATGAATTTGCAGAGAAGTATCTGCAGTAA
- a CDS encoding GTP pyrophosphokinase, translating into MLIKEEFLKKYNIAENEFRSANISFRELERIYNHYCSLEPKLRSISRDFLDEYLYDTERAGIHSYRYRLKEPGHLIEKIIRKRNDSLDSYREIDSTNYYKYITDLIGIRVFFLYREDWRGFHEYITGRFENNPEHYVEDRLRDFDEDPGHWYIAERPKSYRRIGDTKIYDKNLIDIKSDGIYRSIHYIVKYKGYYVELQARTLFEEGWSEVDHDIVYPYFQNDVMLKDFSTLLNRLSGMADEMSSYFRRLKEAKERYQMEEDRHSL; encoded by the coding sequence ATGCTTATTAAGGAAGAGTTTCTGAAAAAGTACAACATTGCTGAAAATGAGTTCCGCTCGGCGAATATCAGCTTCAGGGAACTGGAACGGATTTATAATCATTACTGTTCCCTGGAGCCGAAACTGCGTTCCATCAGCCGGGATTTCCTTGACGAGTATCTCTATGACACGGAGAGAGCGGGAATCCACTCCTACCGTTACCGGCTGAAAGAGCCGGGCCACCTGATTGAAAAGATCATCAGAAAGAGAAATGACAGCCTGGACAGCTACCGGGAAATTGACAGCACCAACTATTATAAGTACATTACAGACTTAATCGGAATCCGCGTGTTTTTCCTGTACCGGGAGGACTGGAGAGGATTCCATGAATACATTACAGGCAGGTTTGAGAATAATCCCGAACACTACGTGGAAGATCGGCTCAGGGATTTTGACGAGGATCCAGGTCACTGGTATATTGCGGAGCGCCCCAAAAGCTATCGGAGGATTGGGGATACGAAAATATATGATAAAAATCTGATTGACATTAAGTCGGACGGAATCTACCGGTCGATCCACTACATTGTCAAATATAAGGGATACTATGTGGAGCTGCAGGCCAGAACTTTGTTTGAGGAGGGATGGAGCGAGGTAGATCACGACATCGTGTACCCGTATTTCCAGAACGATGTGATGCTGAAGGACTTTTCCACCCTCTTAAACAGACTGTCCGGCATGGCTGATGAGATGAGCTCCTACTTCAGACGGCTGAAAGAGGCAAAGGAGCGCTATCAGATGGAGGAGGACAGGCATTCCCTGTAA
- a CDS encoding homocysteine S-methyltransferase family protein yields the protein MSIAERQTGKKSRLLHELAERILFFDGGTGSLLQAAGLKPGELPETWNIRRPEVIVKLHRDYLDAGCDIINTNTFGANRLKFNENTEFGLKEIIEAAVRNAREAVNLAGHGYIALDLGPTGRLLKPMGDLDFETAVEIYREAAGIGIRAGVDLVLIETMSDSYELKAAVLGVKEALAGDGISGEQADLPVFATTIFDEKGKLLTGGTPRTVIALLEGLGVDAVGINCGLGPVQMKEFVREFAKYASVPIIVNPNAGLPRSVEGRTVYDIDEDQFAKTMAEIVDMGASVVGGCCGTTPEYIRKLCLACREKKQKLPSKKAETVVTSYSQLVEIASDPVIIGERINPTGKPKFKQALRDHDMEYILREGLAQQDSGAQVLDVNVGLPEIDEPSMMEEAVRELQSILDLPLQIDTSNIEAMERAMRIYNGKPLINSVNGKAESMDAIFPLVKKYGGVVVALTLDEEGIPDTADGRIRVAEKIYRRAAQYGIDKKDILIDTLCMTISSDSQGALTTLEAVRRIRDELHGKTILGVSNVSFGLPQRESINAAFFTMAMMNGLSAAIINPNSDAMMRSWRSFRALAALDENCGDYISAYGGQTKQQPSDTVFGKGEAVSEKAPEEVQEIHESHKSQVQLWESVVRGLKEQAARAAAAALKEASPLEVINACMIPALDCVGKGFEQGTVFLPQLLMSAEAAKAAFEVLKAAMAGSGKSQEKKGVIILATVRGDIHDIGKNIVKVLLENYSYEVVDLGKDVPPERIAEETVKHRAPLVGLSALMTTTVPSMEETIRLLRKEAGWAKIMVGGAVLTPEYADSIGADAYCKDAMASVNYAQKVIG from the coding sequence ATGAGCATAGCAGAGAGACAGACAGGGAAAAAGAGCAGACTCCTTCATGAGCTGGCGGAGAGGATTCTGTTTTTTGACGGAGGGACAGGGAGCCTTTTGCAGGCGGCCGGGCTGAAGCCGGGAGAGCTTCCTGAAACCTGGAATATCCGCCGTCCAGAGGTGATCGTAAAGCTGCACAGAGATTACCTTGATGCAGGCTGCGATATCATCAATACCAATACCTTCGGGGCCAACCGGCTGAAGTTCAATGAGAATACGGAATTTGGCCTGAAGGAAATCATAGAGGCGGCCGTCAGGAATGCGAGGGAGGCAGTGAATCTGGCAGGCCACGGATACATTGCCCTCGATCTGGGGCCCACAGGCAGGCTTTTAAAGCCCATGGGAGACCTGGATTTTGAGACAGCGGTGGAGATTTACCGGGAGGCTGCCGGGATTGGGATCCGCGCAGGGGTGGATTTAGTTCTCATCGAGACAATGAGTGACAGCTATGAGCTGAAGGCCGCTGTTCTCGGCGTCAAGGAGGCTCTGGCAGGGGACGGAATCTCAGGGGAGCAGGCGGATCTGCCTGTTTTTGCCACAACGATCTTTGATGAAAAGGGCAAGCTCCTGACCGGCGGCACGCCCCGCACGGTGATTGCTCTTCTGGAGGGGCTGGGCGTGGATGCAGTGGGCATTAACTGCGGCCTGGGACCGGTGCAGATGAAGGAATTTGTCAGGGAGTTTGCGAAATATGCGTCAGTGCCGATTATTGTAAATCCCAATGCAGGTCTGCCCAGAAGCGTGGAGGGCAGGACTGTATACGATATAGACGAGGATCAGTTTGCCAAAACCATGGCTGAGATTGTGGATATGGGAGCATCCGTTGTAGGCGGCTGCTGCGGAACGACGCCGGAATATATCAGAAAGCTCTGCCTGGCATGCAGGGAAAAGAAGCAGAAGCTCCCGTCCAAAAAGGCAGAAACCGTTGTCACCTCCTACTCCCAGCTGGTGGAGATCGCATCGGATCCGGTAATCATCGGGGAGCGCATCAACCCCACCGGAAAGCCGAAGTTTAAGCAGGCCCTGCGGGATCACGACATGGAATACATTCTCAGGGAGGGACTGGCACAGCAGGATAGCGGCGCACAGGTGCTGGATGTCAATGTGGGCCTTCCAGAGATTGACGAGCCGTCCATGATGGAGGAGGCGGTGAGAGAGCTTCAGAGCATTCTCGACCTTCCGCTTCAAATCGATACCTCGAACATTGAGGCCATGGAGAGAGCCATGAGGATTTACAATGGAAAGCCTCTCATCAACTCCGTAAACGGAAAGGCAGAGAGTATGGATGCCATCTTTCCCCTGGTAAAAAAATACGGAGGAGTTGTGGTGGCCCTGACTCTGGATGAGGAGGGAATCCCCGACACAGCTGACGGCAGAATCAGGGTAGCTGAAAAAATATACAGGAGAGCCGCCCAGTACGGAATTGACAAAAAGGATATTCTGATCGATACACTCTGCATGACGATCAGCTCAGACAGCCAGGGAGCGCTGACCACGCTGGAGGCGGTAAGGCGCATAAGGGATGAACTTCACGGGAAAACCATTCTTGGGGTATCCAATGTCTCTTTCGGCCTTCCCCAGAGAGAGAGCATCAATGCCGCTTTCTTCACAATGGCCATGATGAATGGTCTGAGCGCGGCCATCATCAATCCCAATTCCGATGCCATGATGCGCTCCTGGCGCAGCTTTCGTGCCCTGGCCGCTCTGGATGAAAACTGTGGGGATTATATCAGCGCATATGGGGGACAGACAAAACAGCAGCCCTCGGACACTGTCTTTGGCAAAGGAGAAGCAGTATCGGAGAAAGCGCCGGAAGAGGTACAGGAAATCCATGAGAGCCATAAGAGTCAGGTGCAGCTCTGGGAGAGCGTGGTGCGCGGACTGAAAGAGCAGGCTGCCAGAGCAGCAGCTGCTGCTCTCAAGGAGGCTTCCCCTCTTGAGGTGATCAATGCCTGCATGATCCCGGCTCTGGACTGTGTGGGAAAGGGCTTTGAGCAGGGAACGGTGTTTCTTCCCCAGCTCCTCATGAGCGCGGAGGCTGCCAAGGCTGCCTTTGAAGTGCTCAAGGCTGCCATGGCAGGTTCAGGGAAGAGTCAGGAAAAAAAGGGAGTGATTATCCTTGCAACCGTCAGGGGTGATATTCACGATATAGGGAAAAATATTGTGAAGGTGCTTCTGGAAAACTACAGCTATGAGGTGGTGGATCTGGGAAAGGATGTGCCGCCTGAGCGGATTGCAGAGGAGACGGTGAAGCACAGAGCACCTCTTGTGGGACTCAGCGCCCTGATGACCACCACGGTGCCCAGCATGGAGGAGACGATCCGGCTTCTCAGGAAGGAAGCAGGCTGGGCAAAGATCATGGTGGGAGGCGCAGTTCTGACTCCTGAATATGCCGATTCCATCGGGGCTGACGCCTACTGTAAAGATGCCATGGCATCTGTAAACTATGCCCAGAAGGTCATTGGATAG
- a CDS encoding acyl-CoA thioesterase, with product MMEAGKERDVVKYEVYEHKTQYYETDQMGIIHHSNYIRWFEEARVHMMEQMGMGYDMMEAEGIISPVVSIHCEYKSMTRFGETVRIITNLKEYNGIRMTIEYTVLDCETGQVRCVGESRHCFLTRDGKPVSLKRNYIEMDKAFREMKNESEED from the coding sequence ATGATGGAAGCAGGAAAGGAGCGGGATGTCGTGAAATATGAGGTTTATGAACACAAGACACAGTATTATGAAACGGATCAGATGGGGATTATTCACCATTCCAATTACATCCGCTGGTTCGAGGAGGCCAGAGTCCACATGATGGAGCAGATGGGCATGGGATATGACATGATGGAGGCGGAGGGAATTATCAGCCCCGTTGTTTCCATCCACTGTGAATACAAGAGCATGACGCGCTTCGGTGAAACCGTGCGGATCATCACGAATCTGAAGGAGTACAATGGAATCAGAATGACCATAGAGTACACGGTGCTGGACTGCGAGACAGGTCAGGTGCGCTGCGTGGGAGAAAGCCGTCACTGCTTTTTGACCAGAGACGGGAAACCCGTTTCCCTGAAGCGCAATTACATTGAGATGGACAAGGCGTTCAGGGAGATGAAGAATGAGTCAGAAGAAGACTGA
- a CDS encoding PTS transporter subunit IIC: MNSQTVKDFLKRKQINISVQTYLIDALGAMAFGLFASLLIGTIFGTLGEKTGLEIFNTIAVYAKGATGAALGVSIAYALKAPQLVIFSAATVGIAGNELGGPVGALVATIIAAELGKAVSKETRVDILVTPGVTIIFGVLTAQFIGPGVSAFMTAFGDLVKTATVMQPFFMGIVVSTLIGIALTLPISSAAICIMLSLDGLAGGAATAGCCAQMIGFAVLSYRENGFGGLLAQGLGTSMLQMPNIVRNPKIWLAPTLASMVTGPISTMVFKLENIAAGSGMGTCGLVGPIGIYTAMPEGGANMWLGIALVCFLLPAVLTLAFGEIFRKIGWIREGDLKLDL, from the coding sequence ATGAACAGTCAGACTGTAAAAGACTTTCTCAAACGCAAGCAGATCAATATCTCCGTCCAGACCTACCTGATTGACGCGCTGGGCGCCATGGCTTTCGGTCTTTTCGCCTCCCTGCTGATCGGCACCATCTTCGGTACCCTGGGAGAAAAAACAGGCCTTGAAATCTTCAACACCATTGCCGTCTATGCAAAGGGGGCCACCGGAGCCGCCCTGGGCGTTTCCATCGCCTATGCTCTGAAGGCTCCCCAGCTTGTCATCTTCTCTGCCGCCACAGTCGGCATTGCCGGAAACGAGCTGGGCGGACCTGTAGGCGCACTGGTAGCCACCATCATTGCAGCCGAGCTTGGAAAGGCCGTTTCAAAGGAAACGAGGGTTGACATCCTGGTAACCCCCGGGGTCACGATCATTTTCGGAGTTCTTACCGCCCAGTTTATCGGACCAGGCGTTTCCGCCTTCATGACAGCCTTCGGAGATCTCGTAAAGACAGCCACTGTCATGCAGCCATTCTTCATGGGAATTGTAGTTTCCACTCTTATAGGCATCGCCCTGACGCTTCCTATCAGCAGCGCGGCCATCTGCATCATGCTGAGCCTTGACGGGCTGGCGGGAGGAGCAGCTACAGCCGGCTGCTGCGCACAGATGATCGGCTTTGCCGTACTGAGCTACAGGGAGAACGGCTTTGGCGGCCTTCTGGCTCAGGGGCTTGGAACCTCCATGCTGCAGATGCCGAATATTGTAAGGAACCCAAAAATCTGGCTGGCTCCCACCCTGGCTTCCATGGTGACAGGGCCTATATCCACCATGGTCTTCAAGCTGGAAAATATCGCGGCCGGATCCGGCATGGGAACCTGCGGACTGGTAGGACCTATCGGCATCTACACAGCTATGCCTGAGGGCGGAGCAAACATGTGGCTTGGAATCGCCCTTGTATGCTTTCTGCTCCCGGCAGTCCTGACACTTGCCTTCGGAGAGATCTTCCGCAAAATCGGATGGATTCGTGAAGGAGATTTAAAGCTGGATCTGTAA